The DNA window TCGCGGCGCTGCCGCCCAGCGAGGACGTCGACGCGCGATGAGGGTCGCCATCGCCGGAGCAGGCGCGGTCGGCCGTTCCATCGCCCGCGAGCTGGTCGACAGCCACGAGGTCACGCTGCTCGAGCGCAACCCGGCCCACATCGACGTCGACGCAATTCCCGCGGCTCAATGGCGCCTCGGCGACGCGTGCGAGCTGACCGTGATGGAGTCGGTGAACCTCCACGAGTTCGACGTCGTGATCGCCGCGACCGGCGACGACAAGGTCAACGTGGTGGTCAGCCTGCTGGCCAAGACCGAGTTCGCCGTGCCGCGCGTGGTGGCGCGCGTCAACGACCCACGCAATGAGTGGCTGTTCGACGAGAACTGGGGCGTCGACGTGGCGGTGTCCACGCCGCGCATGCTGGCGTCACTCGTCGAGGAAGCCGTCGCAGTCGGCGATCTGG is part of the Mycolicibacterium tusciae JS617 genome and encodes:
- a CDS encoding potassium channel family protein; its protein translation is MRVAIAGAGAVGRSIARELVDSHEVTLLERNPAHIDVDAIPAAQWRLGDACELTVMESVNLHEFDVVIAATGDDKVNVVVSLLAKTEFAVPRVVARVNDPRNEWLFDENWGVDVAVSTPRMLASLVEEAVAVGDLVRLMEFRKGQANLVEITLPDDTPWGGKPVKRLELPRDATLVTILRGPRVIVPEGDEPLEGGDELLFVAITEVEERLQELLLNPEAR